Proteins encoded in a region of the Frondihabitans sp. 762G35 genome:
- a CDS encoding inositol monophosphatase family protein: MSAIVRARGVAAVAHRGDSSRWRENTLRAVRSALAEGADSVEIDVRLTRDGDVVLLHDPTLERLWGVERAVRDVTLAELRELGGGEERIPLLADVLPLFDRGDALLLIDMETVEPAAAAYDVVARHRAAPAGAEARVAWCGALDALRTIRTLDDAAEVWLPWASAVPPRAEDLADLRPAVVNLHHLLVGPGMVEAVHALGARVSCWTVDDRDQMAWLQRIGVDSITSNRLADLLGSRAEAFGGDDASAATADEAEAPSGRSGEERRRARLVARELAVWAMDHVRSNPVDRVDTKKNPADHVTEVDRAIERGVREVVDAQFPGHRFVGEEYGGEPEAGSPCWYLDPVDGTANLANGVPWTSFSLALVEDGSPVVGVVADPWRGLLVEAAAGEGAWVDGRRLRLAPAVAGGADDPLRGRIVSTELAGHRPWPGMVELVDGLAERFCTTRVMGSGTLTIAGVALGHGSGAVIGAFGPVDHLAAALIVREAGGVVLDEAGRDTLFPERGGILAARDRETADALFALWRDAVAKGASRG, translated from the coding sequence GTGAGCGCGATCGTCCGGGCCCGGGGCGTCGCCGCCGTCGCCCACCGAGGCGACTCCTCGCGCTGGCGGGAGAACACCCTGAGGGCCGTGCGATCCGCCCTCGCGGAAGGCGCGGACTCCGTCGAGATCGACGTGAGGCTCACTCGCGACGGCGACGTGGTCCTCCTGCACGATCCCACGCTGGAGCGCCTCTGGGGCGTGGAGCGGGCGGTGCGCGACGTCACGCTCGCCGAGCTCCGGGAGCTGGGCGGCGGCGAAGAGCGCATCCCCCTCCTCGCCGACGTCCTCCCGCTGTTCGACCGGGGCGACGCCCTGCTCCTCATCGACATGGAGACGGTCGAGCCGGCGGCCGCGGCGTACGACGTGGTCGCCCGCCACCGCGCCGCCCCGGCAGGAGCCGAGGCTCGCGTCGCCTGGTGCGGCGCGCTCGACGCACTGCGCACGATCCGCACCCTCGACGACGCCGCGGAGGTCTGGCTGCCCTGGGCGAGCGCCGTGCCGCCCCGCGCGGAGGACCTCGCCGACCTCCGGCCGGCCGTGGTCAACCTGCACCACCTCCTGGTCGGCCCCGGGATGGTCGAGGCGGTCCACGCGCTCGGGGCCCGCGTCTCCTGCTGGACCGTCGACGACCGGGACCAGATGGCCTGGCTCCAGCGGATCGGCGTCGACTCCATCACGTCCAACCGCCTGGCGGATCTCCTCGGGAGCCGCGCGGAGGCCTTCGGCGGGGACGATGCGTCCGCCGCCACGGCCGACGAGGCGGAGGCGCCCTCCGGACGGAGCGGGGAGGAACGACGTCGCGCCCGCCTCGTGGCCCGCGAACTCGCCGTGTGGGCGATGGACCACGTCCGCAGCAACCCCGTGGACCGCGTCGACACGAAGAAGAACCCCGCCGACCACGTGACCGAGGTCGACCGCGCCATCGAGCGAGGGGTTCGGGAGGTCGTCGACGCGCAGTTCCCCGGGCACCGGTTCGTGGGAGAGGAGTACGGAGGCGAACCGGAGGCGGGCTCCCCGTGCTGGTACCTGGACCCCGTGGACGGGACGGCCAACCTCGCCAACGGCGTGCCGTGGACGAGTTTCTCGCTCGCCCTCGTCGAGGACGGCTCGCCCGTCGTGGGCGTCGTCGCCGACCCGTGGCGGGGCCTCCTCGTCGAGGCGGCGGCGGGCGAGGGGGCGTGGGTCGACGGGCGGCGTCTGCGCCTGGCTCCTGCGGTCGCGGGAGGAGCCGACGACCCGCTCCGCGGTCGCATCGTCAGCACGGAGCTCGCCGGCCATCGCCCCTGGCCCGGCATGGTCGAGCTGGTCGACGGCCTGGCCGAGCGCTTCTGCACCACGCGGGTCATGGGGTCGGGCACGCTGACGATCGCAGGAGTCGCGCTCGGACACGGTTCGGGCGCCGTCATCGGGGCGTTCGGTCCCGTCGACCACCTGGCCGCCGCCCTGATCGTGCGGGAGGCGGGCGGCGTGGTGCTGGACGAGGCCGGACGCGACACGCTGTTCCCCGAGCGGGGCGGGATCCTGGCGGCGCGGGATCGCGAGACTGCGGACGCGCTCTTCGCTCTCTGGCGTGACGCGGTCGCGAAGGGCGCGTCTCGGGGCTGA
- a CDS encoding TetR/AcrR family transcriptional regulator, protein MTSAPLGLRDRKREETRSRLEEAAVTLVLHDGLEHATVDSISAKADVSSRTFFNYFDTKEDAILGIRDIDLTPEVVAEHLARTDGAGVVESTISLLLAVIRPSIEGAALQKSRIEVLRRYPQLFGRHVVQMTRMVDELVRAVTAILDHDSRSTAPASRAEAEVFLSLCAGAVRTAVKHWIEEGTVEPSESLHPRATALVHSLTERI, encoded by the coding sequence ATGACATCCGCACCCCTCGGCCTCCGCGATCGCAAACGCGAGGAGACCCGCTCCCGTCTCGAAGAGGCCGCCGTCACGCTCGTGCTGCACGACGGCCTCGAGCACGCGACGGTCGACTCGATCAGCGCGAAGGCCGACGTGTCGTCGCGCACGTTCTTCAACTACTTCGACACCAAAGAGGACGCGATCCTCGGCATCCGCGACATCGACCTGACGCCCGAGGTCGTCGCCGAGCACCTCGCGCGCACCGACGGCGCCGGGGTCGTCGAGTCGACGATCTCGCTCCTCCTGGCGGTCATCCGACCGTCGATCGAGGGTGCCGCGCTGCAGAAGTCGCGGATCGAGGTGCTGCGGCGCTATCCGCAGCTCTTCGGCCGGCACGTCGTGCAGATGACGCGCATGGTCGACGAGCTCGTCCGAGCCGTCACCGCGATCCTCGACCACGACTCGCGGTCGACGGCCCCCGCGTCGCGCGCGGAGGCCGAGGTGTTCCTCAGCCTCTGCGCCGGCGCCGTCCGGACCGCCGTCAAGCACTGGATCGAGGAGGGCACCGTCGAGCCCTCCGAGTCCCTCCATCCCAGGGCCACCGCCCTCGTCCACTCCCTCACCGAAAGAATCTGA